From one Persephonella sp. genomic stretch:
- a CDS encoding (2Fe-2S)-binding protein, which translates to MEEIEVCVCKRITLSEILQAIDEEGIKDLETLIEKTKAGTVCKMCISPEEDPYGERDIHLTELLK; encoded by the coding sequence ATGGAAGAGATTGAGGTTTGCGTTTGTAAGAGGATAACTCTCTCTGAGATACTTCAGGCAATAGATGAAGAAGGTATAAAAGACCTTGAAACCTTAATAGAGAAAACAAAGGCCGGAACAGTTTGTAAAATGTGTATATCACCTGAAGAAGACCCTTACGGTGAGAGGGATATACACCTGACTGAACTTTTAAAATGA
- a CDS encoding cytochrome b/b6 domain-containing protein encodes MYQKVKRMTKTMRIFHWINAFSILAAVITGFYIGHPYYQTLISEPAAYKFVMAYNRLIHFFAALLLDVVSVAIFYLYFASRFEKPIKKLIPNGQNIKEFWEVFLNLITLNRRKNFDSSHLDSFNAVYFTILHLLLVWMLLTGFYMYVQGLESGLSAIGSWWPALLHLATDWVGWLLGGHAGVRWWHHFTMWIILAWVAFHIYYQVWRTIFWKEGDIAIVFGGYKFKKAK; translated from the coding sequence AAAACAATGCGTATTTTCCACTGGATAAATGCCTTTTCTATTCTGGCAGCTGTTATAACAGGGTTTTATATAGGGCATCCATACTATCAGACCCTAATATCCGAACCTGCTGCTTATAAGTTTGTAATGGCTTATAATAGGCTTATTCACTTTTTCGCGGCTCTGTTACTTGATGTAGTTTCTGTTGCCATTTTTTATCTTTATTTTGCAAGTAGATTTGAAAAGCCTATTAAAAAATTAATTCCCAATGGGCAGAATATAAAAGAGTTCTGGGAAGTGTTTTTAAATCTCATTACTCTAAATAGAAGGAAAAACTTTGACAGTTCCCATTTAGACAGCTTCAATGCTGTTTACTTCACAATACTTCATCTTCTTCTTGTATGGATGCTTTTAACAGGATTTTATATGTATGTTCAAGGTTTAGAAAGTGGGTTATCTGCAATAGGTTCTTGGTGGCCGGCTTTACTACATCTTGCTACAGATTGGGTAGGATGGCTGCTTGGAGGACACGCAGGAGTTAGATGGTGGCATCACTTTACAATGTGGATAATACTGGCATGGGTGGCTTTCCATATTTACTATCAAGTATGGAGAACAATTTTCTGGAAAGAAGGGGATATCGCCATTGTATTCGGCGGCTATAAATTCAAAAAGGCTAAATAA